The genome window ATGGGAGTATGGTTTATTCCTGAAGGTGTTTTTTTGCTAAGGTAATAATAAATCGGGTGCCTTCGCCGGGTTTGCTTCTAGCGGTAATATCGCCGCCGTGGCGCACGGCAATTTTGCGGCAAACGGCCAGGCCTATGCCCGAGCCTTCGTACTTCTGCCCTTCCAGGCGCTGGAAGATATTAAAGATGCGGTCCAGGTACTTCTCATCGAAACCAATACCGTTATCTTCTATACTTATCTCTACCAGTTCGTCGCCGGGCGTGGCGGTAAGGTGGGCGTGGCGCTGCACCATTTGTGCCGAGATACGAACCACCGGTGTAACCCCCTCTTTCCTGAACTTAATGGCATTGCTGATCAGGTTCTGGAAAAGCTGGCGCATCTGGGTGGGTTCGGCTTCAATAGTTGGCAGTGGTGTTCGCTCAATTACGGCTCCGGTCTGTTCTATAGTTACCTCAAGGTCCGAGAGCACCTCGGTCAGTATCTTGTCCAGTTTTACTTTTACAAACGCTTTGGATTTGCTGGTAACCCTCGAGAAATCGAGCAGGTCGTTTATCAGGTTCTGCATACGCGCAGCGGCGTTCAACATTCTGTCGATATAATCCTTGCCCTGATCGCTCAGCTTATCATATTCCTTAGTTTTAAGGCGGTCGCCGAAGGCCTGTATCTTACGCAAAGGTTCCTGCAAATCATGCGAAGATACATAAGCAAAGTCCTGTAGTTCGCGGTTGCTGCGCTCCAGCTCAGCGGCATAGCGGCGCAGGCGTTCTTCGCTTACTTTCTGCTGGGTAATATCGTGTACAAAACCGGTGTATACTTTACGGTCGGCCAGCTGCACTTCGCTTATACTTAAAAAGAACGGGAAGATACTTCCATCCTTCCGTAAACCCGAAACTTCACGTCCGATACCGATTATATGGGCTTCCCCAGTATGATGGTAGCGTTCCATATAGGCATCGTGATGGCTGCTGTCTGGTTCCGGCATCAACATACTGATGTTGTGCCCTATCAGTTCATGCTCCTCGTAGCCAAAAAGCTTTTCAGCCGATGGGTTCACCATTTCAATCAGCCCGCGGGTATTGATGGTGATGATGCCATCCACAGCCGTTTTAATAATAGAATTGAATTTATTCTCGCTTTCGCGCAGGGCGGCTTCCGTTTTTTTCTGCTCGGTTATGTCATGTATGATTCCGGTAAATATCTGCTTGTCGTGCAACCTTACCTCGCTTATACTTAGCAGAAACGGGAAAATAGTACCGTCTTTTTTCTTACCCAGCACTTCGCGGCCAATACCAATTATTTGCCCTATACCTGTCTGGTGATAATTCTCGATATACACATCATGCAGGCTCCTGTCCGGCTCAGGCATCAGTATCTTAATGTTATTCCCGATCACCTCTTCCGGCTGGTAACCGAAAATGCGTGCTGCTGCCGGGTTCATGGTTTCTACCACTCCCCTGTTATCGATGGTAATAATGCCATCAATGGCCGTATCGATAATGGCCTTCAGCCGTGCCTGACTGTCGATGTTGTTGCTACTGTTTTGCTGCTCTTCCAATACAAACGGATTTTACTAAATATAAGCTTTCTGCTTTAAACGGCAAAGTATAGCCGCCCGGGCAAAGATACGTTTCGTCTGCCAAAGCGGGTTACCTCATCAAAAGTATAAACCAAACCTCAGAGATACGCAAGCTATACTTTATATGCAATGATTCTTGTCATTTTTGAGGTTGATGCTGCTCATTTACCAGCCTTCACGGGCTGCCTACCTTGCGGTATGCTTAACGTGTGCCTGCACCAACTATATAGTTATACCTGCGGCACCCGGCGGCTTATACCTAACCTTATACCCATGCAACTTACTACACCGCACACTTTTCATTTACCTGTAATGGGCCTTGCCTTTTCTATTGATTCGCCGGTTAAAGTCGCGCGTTTCGGTATTTCATCGGTAGTATCGCTCAGCGATGATGCCTTGCTGGAACACACCCGCTCGCATTACAGCCAGGTGTATAACCGCCCTTACGAGCCCATTACCGATAAAGAAGAAGACTACAGGGCTAAACGTACCACCGCTTTCCTGAACCTGTTAAATGAGATTGTGAAAGAGCAACTTCTGGAGATGCGCACCCAGGATTTTACCCCGGAAACTGACCTAACCAAATATTTTACGTTGTTGCCCGATGCCTCGCCGCTAAGTATAAAGTATAAGCAAATGCTGCAGGTTAAAGATGAGGCACAGAAAAAGCTGTTACAGGATGAACTGCGCAACGCACTGGTAGCTGGTAAAATTGATGTGAACATCATGACCAAGCTGGACAAAACCAACTATAGCAAAACCGGCGAACCCCTGTCGCAGGAATATTCGGATGCGCTGGCTGCCTTACGTGGTTTCGCTAACAGTACGGTTAATTCGTCAGTGGTTTTCTCGGCGGGTATGAACATGCGCCTGTTCGCTTACCTGGAGCAGTTTCCGTGTTTTCTGCCGGATGCCAAAGGTCATTTTGAGAAGACGGTGATCATTAAAGTGAGCGATTACCGGTCAGCGTTGGTACAGGGCAAAATTCTGGCTAAAAAAGGAATTTGGGTATCGGAGTTTAGAATAGAATCAGGTTTGAACTGTGGCGGCCACGCGTTTGCTACCGATGGCTACCTGATAGGCCCAATACTGGAAGAATTTAAGCAAAACCGCCAGACGCTGCAGGCAGAACTTTATAGTTTGTTCAGCTCGGCACTGGCCAGCAAAGGTTTACATGTACCGGTTGAGATTCCGGCGCAGCGTATAACTATGCAGGGCGGCATTGGTACGGCAGCCGAGCACGATTTTCTGCAGGACTATTATGGCATAGATGCCACCGGCTGGGGAACACCATTTTTACTGGTGCCCGAGGCCACTACCGTAGACGAACCAACCTTGCAGCAACTATCCGCTGCCAAAGCAGAAGATCTATACTTAAGCTCGATATCGCCTTTGGGTGTACCATTTAATGCTTTGCGCGGCACATCCAGTGAAGAACTGAAGCAGATGCGCATTGACAAAGGTAAACCCGGCAGCCCTTGTGTTAAAAAGCACCTGGTTTCCAGCACAGAATTTACCGAAGAACCTATCTGCACTGCATCACGCAAATACCAGCGCCGCAAGCTGGAACAACTACAGGAGCAGGTTCAGACACAAACTATAACCCAGGAAGTATATTTATCGGAAGAAGCTAAAGTACTGGCCAAAGAGTGCCTGTGCGAAGGGCTGGCGAACTCTGCGTTGCAACTGTTCAATATCGGCAAAAAAGCTGCTACAAAAGCTGTTACAATTTGTCCGGGTCCCAACCTGGCTTACTTCTCAGGGGTGTTTAAACTACAGCAAATGGTAGATCATATCTATGGTCGCTTTAATGCCCTCAATCAAACCTATCGTCCGCATATGTTCATCAACGAGCTGAAAATGTATGTAGAATACTGGAAAAACAAGAAAGCGGAGCAACTAGAAAATCTGACCGACAAGCAGGAAAAATACCTCAGTAGCTTTTGGCAGAACATGCAGGATGGCATTGCCTATTACAAACAGCTGTTGCCGGAGCTTTTCAGGAACCAGCTCGAGCGACAGGTACTTATGCTGGATGAACTATTGGATGCAGAAGATGTATTGCTGCAAGCCAGACTCAGCAAAGCCGAAGCTATAGTTTAACAACAATGGATTACATCAGACTTACCCGCCAGTTCTCTTTTGAGACGGCACATGCTTTATTAAACTATAATGGCCCGTGTAAAAATATACACGGGCATTCTTACAAACTGCAGGTAACTATACTGGGCAAACCTATTACCGATACTACAGACCCCAAATATGGCATGGTGATGGACTTCGGTGACCTGAAAAAAATGGTGAATGAAACTATAGTTGCGCCACTCGACCACGCCCTGATACTTCGTGAAGATACCGACCCTGAACTGGTTGCTATGTTGCAGCAGCTTAACCATAAACTGGTGCTCACTTCCTATCAGCCTACCTGCGAAAACATGCTCATCGAGTTTAGAAAAAAGCTGCAAATCAGCCTCCCAAAAAGCGTACAATTACACAGCCTGCGGCTCTGGGAAACAGAAAACTCTTTTGCAGAATGGTTTGCTTCCGATAATGTATAACTTAACTACAACCGTATGTTTTACCTGCTAAGTATAGTTGCCATTTATTTTGCTGCAACCGCCACTCACCGGCTATGCCATGGCTCCCACTCCAGCTAGCACCACGCTGCCTGCTTGTGTTCTACTTTTTGCATTATATTCAGCCACAGTGTACACCAAACTTTGTTAAAAGCATTCTTTAAAACGATTTAAGGCACCTCCCGAAACTAATAAGTTGCATTATCGTTGCAAATACAATATAGGTATTCAAAGATTTAAACATCTGACAAGAAAGCCTTTAGACTAAAACGCAATGCAATGAAAAAAATATCAATAACAGGTTTAATAGCCAGTGTGCTGCTGCTCTTTAACTCCTGCTCCACTAACCCGGTAACAGGTAAAAAAGACGTTATCCTGATGTCGGAAGGCCAGGAACTGGCTATGGGGCAGCAGGCAGACCCGCAGATCGTTGCCCAATTCGGGATGTATGATAACCCGGCCATGCAGCGGTTTATAAGCGATAAAGGCCAGAAAATGGCCGCCATCTCACACCGCAGCAACATCAAATATGAGTTTAAGGTGCTGGACTCACCTGTACTAAACGCCTTTGCCGTACCAGGTGGCTATGTATACTTCACACGCGGTATTATGGCACACTTTAATAACGAAGCTCAGTTTGCCGGTGTACTTGGCCACGAGATTGGGCATATTGCCGCCCGCCACTCAGCACAACAGCAAAGCAAATCTATACTTGCACAGGTAGGTCTTATTGCTGGTATGGTCATCGCACCTGAGCTGGCACAATTTGGTGATATAGCTTCGCAGGGATTAGGTTTATTGTTCCTTAAATTCGGGCGTGATGCTGAACGTGAATCTGACCAGCTGGGTGTGGAATACTCTACCAAAATCGGGTATGATGCAAACGAGATGGCAGACTTCTTTTTAACACTCCAGCGCAAGCAGGAAGAAAGTGGCCAGTCTATACCTGAGTTCCTGAGCACGCACCCTGACCCAGGTAACCGCTATAATACCGTGCACGAACTTGCCGACCAGTGGCAGAAAAAAACCAATGCAACAAACCTTGCCGTCGGACGTGATTCTTACCTGCGCATGATAGATGGTATTGTGTATGGCGAAGACCCGAAACAGGGATTTGTAGAGAATCAGATCTTCTATCATCCGGAGCTTAAATTCCAGTTCCCGATCCCGCAAGGCTGGAAATATCTTAACTCACCACAGGCATTCCAGATGGCTGAGCCTAATGGGAAAGCTATTATGAATCTGACCCTGGCACCGGGTACCTCGCTGGAAGATGCGGCCCGCAAAACACTGGAAGGCTATAAGCTAACGGCAGTAGAATCGAAAAATGTAACTGTAAATGGTAATAATGCCCTGGCTATGGTAGCCGACCAGCAGCAGGAACAAGGTACTATCCGCACGCTTACTTACTTTATACAGTATGGCAGCAATATTTATAGTGTAATGGGTATTACCACTGCCAACGATTTTAACAACTACTTTAACACCTTCTCCGGCACCATGACCAACTTTAAGCAACTTACAGATCAATCCAAGATCAACAAGAAGCCGGAGCGTGTTCGTATAAAAACTATAGGTCAGAGCACTACCTTAGCACAAGCGCTTCAAACATTAAATATGCCTAGCAAACGAATGGAAGAACTGGCTGTGCTGAATGGTATGCAATTAAACGACCGTGTTGAAAAAGGAACTTTGATTAAAGTGATTTCGCAGTAAAAGAGCATAACAAGTATAAAAGCAGCGGCCAAACTATAGATTTATAGTTTGGCCGCTGCTTTCATACTTGTATTTATACTTAACTCAGCTTTCCTTCCAGTTCTTCCACTTCCATCATCTGTTCTTCCCACTGGTTGTTTGCCTGTGCCAGTTCTCTCTGCACAGTTTCAAATTTCTGAGAGGTTTCCTGTAACAGGCTTACATTGCCATATACTTTCGGGTCGGCCAGCTCAACTTCATACTTTGCCAGTTCCTCTTCCAGTTGCTGTACTTTCTTTTCCAGCTCGGTCAGCTTTTTGTTTGCCTGCTTCAGTTGGTTATTTAACTGGTTGTACTCGTTGTTGCTGCGTTGTGGCTTTGGTTCTTCTTTTTTTGGTGCCGGAGAAGTGGCAGCCTGTGCCTTGGCTTCTTTCTCGCGCTTCTCCTGGAAGGCCTCGAACTCGTGGTAAGTACCTGGGTATTCTTTCAATTGATAGTCTTCGATATACCAGATCTTGGTGGCCACATTTTCTACAAAGTAGCGGTCGTGCGAGATCACTACAAACGTTCCTTCGTATTGCTCCAGTGCCTGAATCAGGATGTTTACCGACTGCATATCCAGGTGGTTGGTAGGTTCATCGAGCATCAGGAAATTGGCCTCCGAGATCAGTGTTTTAGCTAAGGCTACACGACTCTTCTCCCCTCCCGATAATACCTTTATCTTCTTGAACACGTCATCGCTGGTAAACAGGAAAGAACCTAACAGCGTACGCAGTTCCACTTCTGTTTTTTTTGAGCCGGCTTGCTGTAGCTCCTGCAGTATCTCGTTGTCCACGTTCAGCGATTCGAGCTGGTGCTGTGCGTAAAAAGACATGATCACGTTGTGGCCCAGCTCACGTTTTCCCTGTATCGGCTCGGTGCCTGCTATAATGCGCAGCAACGTAGATTTACCTTTACCATTCGCACCAATTAAGGCAATTTTATCGCCACGTTCGATGTGCACGTTGGTATCCCGGAAGATGACTTTATCGCCATAGGCTTTGCTCATGTGCTCCAGGCGCAGAATGTGGCGGCCAGGCTGTGTGCTGAACTTAAAGCTGAAGTTTACCTTGGCTGCATCCGGCGCTACCTCCTCTATGCGTTCCATGCGCTCCAACTGCTTCATACGGCTTTGTGCCTGCTTTGCCTTGGTAGCTTTGGCTTTAAAACGTTCAATAAAACGCTCTGTCTGTCGTATCTGGGCCTGCTGGTTTTCGTAAGCTCCTTTCTGTATCTCGTTGCGCAGCGCCTTCTCCTCCAGGTAAAAACTATAGTTGCCCGGGTAGTAGTTCAGCTTGGCTCCCGATACCTCCACGGTAATATTGGTCGTGCGGTCCAGGAATTCGCGGTCGTGCGAAACAATGATAACAGCTCCTTCAAACCGCTCCAGGTATGTTTCCAGCCATTTAATAGATGGTAAGTCGAGGTGGTTGGTAGGCTCATCGAGCAACAACAGCGATGGTTTCTGTAACAGGATCTTGGCCAGCATTACACGCATGCGCCACCCACCTGAAAACGATGCCAACGGTTGCTGTAACTCTTCGGTGCTAAAACCCAGACCCTCCAGTATTGCTTCTGCTTCGGCCTGCATGGTATAGCCGCCCAGTGCTTCAAAACGTTCCTGCAGATCGGCCAGTTTCCCTACCAGGTCGTCATGGAAATTATTTTCGAACTCCACCAGCACCTTGTCAATTTCGGCCTGCAAACCAATAGCTTCTTCAAAAGCCTGCATCGCCACCGAAAGTATACTTTCGTGTGTCTGGTAGCTGAGCAGGTCCTGATTCAGGAAACCGATGGTTGTTTCCTTACTCATTTGTATGCTGCCGCTATCCGGTTTATACTCGCCTACAATAATGCGAAGCAAGGTAGATTTACCGGTACCATTAAGCCCGATAAGACCTATTTTATCTTTCGGACGGATGTGCAGGCTGGCATCCTCGTACATCGGGCGGCTGCCAAAATGAAAGCTAAGGTTATTAATGGAGATCATGTAATCAAATCAAACTATAAAGTACAAAGGTACTTAAATAAACGTATACCGCGCAGCATGTGTGTTTCAGGTATACCAGAAGTGTAC of Pontibacter deserti contains these proteins:
- a CDS encoding M48 family metalloprotease, whose product is MKKISITGLIASVLLLFNSCSTNPVTGKKDVILMSEGQELAMGQQADPQIVAQFGMYDNPAMQRFISDKGQKMAAISHRSNIKYEFKVLDSPVLNAFAVPGGYVYFTRGIMAHFNNEAQFAGVLGHEIGHIAARHSAQQQSKSILAQVGLIAGMVIAPELAQFGDIASQGLGLLFLKFGRDAERESDQLGVEYSTKIGYDANEMADFFLTLQRKQEESGQSIPEFLSTHPDPGNRYNTVHELADQWQKKTNATNLAVGRDSYLRMIDGIVYGEDPKQGFVENQIFYHPELKFQFPIPQGWKYLNSPQAFQMAEPNGKAIMNLTLAPGTSLEDAARKTLEGYKLTAVESKNVTVNGNNALAMVADQQQEQGTIRTLTYFIQYGSNIYSVMGITTANDFNNYFNTFSGTMTNFKQLTDQSKINKKPERVRIKTIGQSTTLAQALQTLNMPSKRMEELAVLNGMQLNDRVEKGTLIKVISQ
- the abc-f gene encoding ribosomal protection-like ABC-F family protein — encoded protein: MISINNLSFHFGSRPMYEDASLHIRPKDKIGLIGLNGTGKSTLLRIIVGEYKPDSGSIQMSKETTIGFLNQDLLSYQTHESILSVAMQAFEEAIGLQAEIDKVLVEFENNFHDDLVGKLADLQERFEALGGYTMQAEAEAILEGLGFSTEELQQPLASFSGGWRMRVMLAKILLQKPSLLLLDEPTNHLDLPSIKWLETYLERFEGAVIIVSHDREFLDRTTNITVEVSGAKLNYYPGNYSFYLEEKALRNEIQKGAYENQQAQIRQTERFIERFKAKATKAKQAQSRMKQLERMERIEEVAPDAAKVNFSFKFSTQPGRHILRLEHMSKAYGDKVIFRDTNVHIERGDKIALIGANGKGKSTLLRIIAGTEPIQGKRELGHNVIMSFYAQHQLESLNVDNEILQELQQAGSKKTEVELRTLLGSFLFTSDDVFKKIKVLSGGEKSRVALAKTLISEANFLMLDEPTNHLDMQSVNILIQALEQYEGTFVVISHDRYFVENVATKIWYIEDYQLKEYPGTYHEFEAFQEKREKEAKAQAATSPAPKKEEPKPQRSNNEYNQLNNQLKQANKKLTELEKKVQQLEEELAKYEVELADPKVYGNVSLLQETSQKFETVQRELAQANNQWEEQMMEVEELEGKLS
- a CDS encoding sensor histidine kinase, whose product is MEEQQNSSNNIDSQARLKAIIDTAIDGIITIDNRGVVETMNPAAARIFGYQPEEVIGNNIKILMPEPDRSLHDVYIENYHQTGIGQIIGIGREVLGKKKDGTIFPFLLSISEVRLHDKQIFTGIIHDITEQKKTEAALRESENKFNSIIKTAVDGIITINTRGLIEMVNPSAEKLFGYEEHELIGHNISMLMPEPDSSHHDAYMERYHHTGEAHIIGIGREVSGLRKDGSIFPFFLSISEVQLADRKVYTGFVHDITQQKVSEERLRRYAAELERSNRELQDFAYVSSHDLQEPLRKIQAFGDRLKTKEYDKLSDQGKDYIDRMLNAAARMQNLINDLLDFSRVTSKSKAFVKVKLDKILTEVLSDLEVTIEQTGAVIERTPLPTIEAEPTQMRQLFQNLISNAIKFRKEGVTPVVRISAQMVQRHAHLTATPGDELVEISIEDNGIGFDEKYLDRIFNIFQRLEGQKYEGSGIGLAVCRKIAVRHGGDITARSKPGEGTRFIITLAKKHLQE
- a CDS encoding 6-pyruvoyl trahydropterin synthase family protein, whose translation is MDYIRLTRQFSFETAHALLNYNGPCKNIHGHSYKLQVTILGKPITDTTDPKYGMVMDFGDLKKMVNETIVAPLDHALILREDTDPELVAMLQQLNHKLVLTSYQPTCENMLIEFRKKLQISLPKSVQLHSLRLWETENSFAEWFASDNV